The Miltoncostaea oceani genome includes a region encoding these proteins:
- a CDS encoding lysophospholipid acyltransferase family protein, with translation MTGDRDAPDVHWRPAPGGVRAPVWWFGRLLLGAIAPPLLGFRVAGRRRIPREGGVLVIANHPADIDPAAVGLACVPRRAQYMALDRHFRSRALATLLFALGAFPIRSGRPDLRAMRHARAQLAAGRLLVVFPEGVAGWSATPGPFRDGAGHLALTPGVTVVPAAVHGTQHVLRGWRPVGRGPVLIAFGEPLEVPGEGSPRERAAEVTRRARAAIEGMLARMPGVPA, from the coding sequence GTGACCGGAGACCGGGACGCGCCCGACGTGCACTGGCGTCCCGCGCCGGGGGGCGTGCGCGCCCCCGTCTGGTGGTTCGGCCGTCTGCTGCTCGGGGCGATCGCCCCGCCCCTGCTGGGCTTCCGGGTCGCGGGGAGGCGGCGGATCCCCCGCGAGGGCGGCGTGCTCGTCATCGCGAACCACCCCGCCGACATCGACCCGGCCGCCGTCGGGCTCGCGTGCGTGCCGCGTCGCGCCCAGTACATGGCGCTCGACCGCCACTTCCGGAGCCGGGCGCTCGCGACGCTGCTCTTCGCCCTCGGGGCGTTCCCCATCCGCTCCGGCCGCCCCGACCTCCGGGCCATGCGGCACGCCCGCGCCCAGCTCGCGGCCGGGCGCCTGCTGGTGGTGTTCCCCGAGGGCGTCGCGGGGTGGAGCGCCACCCCCGGGCCGTTCCGCGACGGGGCGGGCCACCTGGCCCTGACACCCGGTGTCACGGTGGTCCCGGCGGCGGTCCACGGCACGCAGCACGTGCTCCGGGGGTGGCGCCCGGTGGGGCGCGGCCCCGTGCTGATCGCCTTCGGCGAACCGCTCGAGGTGCCGGGGGAGGGGTCCCCGCGCGAACGCGCCGCCGAGGTGACCCGGCGGGCGCGGGCTGCCATCGAGGGGATGCTGGCGCGCATGCCGGGCGTGCCGGCGTGA
- a CDS encoding acetyl-CoA C-acetyltransferase: protein MDVVIASAVRTPIGGFMGALAPVPATELGALVVAEALRRAGTPPGRVDEVLMGNVLSAGLGQNPARQAALRAGVPETVPATTVNMVCGSGLRAVALAAQAIRAGDAEVVVAGGMENMSAAPHLLPALRAGQRMGDATVVDAMVHDGLWCAMCDVHMGITAENIAAEDGITREDQDAFALRSQQRASRAIADGVFAGEILPVTVPARRGPAVVVDRDENPRPDTTLEALGRLRPAFDPAGTVTAGSSSGINDGAAATVVMSADAAREAGAPVLGIIRGYASVGVAPRVMGLGPVDAVRTAMTRAGVTLADLDLIELNEAFAAQSLAVCRRLGLDPERTNVHGGAIALGHPIGASGARVLTTLLHSMGREQARLGLASLCIGGGQGIAMVVERPASTA from the coding sequence ATGGACGTCGTGATCGCCAGCGCGGTGCGCACCCCCATCGGGGGCTTCATGGGGGCGCTCGCCCCCGTCCCCGCCACCGAGCTCGGGGCGCTCGTCGTCGCGGAGGCCCTCCGGCGGGCCGGCACGCCCCCCGGCCGGGTCGACGAGGTGCTGATGGGCAACGTGCTCTCGGCGGGCCTCGGCCAGAACCCGGCGCGCCAGGCCGCCCTCCGCGCCGGGGTGCCGGAGACGGTCCCGGCGACCACCGTGAACATGGTCTGCGGGTCGGGGCTGCGGGCCGTCGCCCTCGCGGCGCAGGCGATCCGCGCCGGCGACGCCGAGGTCGTCGTGGCCGGCGGCATGGAGAACATGAGCGCCGCACCGCACCTGCTGCCCGCCCTCCGCGCCGGGCAGCGGATGGGCGACGCGACCGTCGTCGACGCGATGGTCCACGACGGCCTGTGGTGCGCGATGTGCGACGTGCACATGGGGATCACCGCGGAGAACATCGCCGCCGAGGACGGCATCACCCGCGAGGACCAGGACGCGTTCGCGCTGCGCAGCCAGCAGCGGGCGTCCCGCGCCATCGCCGACGGCGTCTTCGCCGGCGAGATCCTGCCCGTGACCGTCCCCGCGCGCCGCGGCCCCGCCGTCGTGGTCGACCGCGACGAGAACCCCCGCCCCGACACGACCCTCGAGGCACTCGGCCGCCTGCGCCCCGCGTTCGACCCGGCGGGCACCGTCACGGCGGGCTCGTCGTCGGGGATCAACGACGGCGCGGCCGCCACCGTCGTGATGAGCGCCGACGCGGCGCGGGAGGCCGGCGCCCCGGTCCTCGGGATCATCCGGGGGTACGCGTCCGTCGGGGTCGCGCCGCGGGTGATGGGGCTCGGCCCCGTCGACGCCGTCCGCACCGCGATGACCCGGGCGGGCGTGACCCTCGCCGACCTCGACCTCATCGAGCTGAACGAGGCGTTCGCCGCCCAGTCGCTCGCCGTCTGCCGCCGCCTCGGGCTCGACCCGGAGCGCACCAACGTCCACGGCGGGGCGATCGCCCTCGGCCACCCCATCGGGGCCTCCGGGGCGCGGGTGCTGACCACGCTCCTGCACTCGATGGGCCGGGAGCAGGCCCGGCTCGGGCTCGCCTCGCTCTGCATCGGCGGGGGACAGGGGATCGCGATGGTCGTCGAGAGGCCGGCGTCCACGGCGTGA
- a CDS encoding CAP domain-containing protein has product MPARSSVLAVTAVALACAGPLAGAALAQDDAEPPAPVAAPAPVKIENALLAEMNRVRVQRGRVALRPHASLRRPAREQSRYLLAIGDLSHEGPDGAPFWTRLVAAGFPRTRLMAENLAMVSGCEISGARRTVDMWMRSPGHRANLLNPRFRWVGPGVAVGRDCSATYLTADYGS; this is encoded by the coding sequence ATGCCCGCCCGCTCCTCCGTGCTGGCCGTGACGGCCGTCGCCCTCGCGTGCGCCGGTCCCCTCGCCGGGGCCGCCCTCGCCCAGGACGACGCCGAGCCGCCGGCGCCCGTCGCGGCGCCGGCCCCGGTGAAGATCGAGAACGCCCTGCTCGCCGAGATGAACCGCGTCCGGGTGCAGCGCGGCCGGGTGGCCCTGCGCCCCCACGCGAGCCTCCGCCGCCCCGCGCGGGAGCAGAGCCGGTACCTGCTGGCCATCGGCGACCTGTCCCACGAGGGCCCCGACGGCGCGCCGTTCTGGACCCGCCTCGTCGCGGCCGGCTTCCCCCGCACCCGCCTCATGGCGGAGAACCTCGCCATGGTGTCCGGCTGCGAGATCTCGGGCGCCCGGCGGACGGTGGACATGTGGATGCGCAGCCCCGGGCACCGCGCCAACCTGCTCAACCCGCGGTTCCGCTGGGTCGGCCCCGGCGTCGCCGTCGGCCGCGACTGCTCGGCGACCTACCTCACGGCCGACTACGGGTCCTGA
- a CDS encoding HesB/IscA family protein gives MVTLTQEAKDKLRTLIAEEADPHTGLRVQVVPGGCSGFEYDLSLAPPADGDEVLEEDEGVRVIIDRFSVPYLLGVELDYEEGFQGAGFLINNPNASASCGCGKSFQA, from the coding sequence ATGGTCACGCTCACGCAGGAGGCCAAGGACAAGCTCCGCACCCTGATCGCCGAGGAGGCGGATCCCCACACGGGTCTGCGCGTCCAGGTGGTCCCGGGCGGCTGCTCGGGGTTCGAGTACGACCTGTCGCTGGCCCCGCCGGCCGACGGCGACGAGGTGCTCGAAGAGGACGAGGGCGTCCGGGTCATCATCGACCGGTTCAGCGTCCCCTACCTGCTCGGCGTCGAGCTCGACTACGAGGAGGGCTTCCAGGGGGCCGGGTTCCTCATCAACAACCCGAACGCCTCCGCCTCGTGCGGCTGCGGGAAGAGCTTCCAGGCCTGA
- a CDS encoding prenyltransferase/squalene oxidase repeat-containing protein yields the protein MSTRPTGRRRPGRSLPAAVVAACVVLGVPATAAAGPLARALDHLSARQDPAGGGFASVSGTDPFVTGWAALAVAAAGERADAWRSGGPSLRDALLAPSGPLATGEAARRAVAAVAVGGDPRAVGGRNLLRQVLAAQRGDGSIGGDASTTAWGVLALTAAGFAPGSPAVARACRALERAQRPDGGWSTLGDVADSAPITTADAVQALVAAGRPAATAPSLARARAFLLRAQNPDGGFPTVVGGDSTALTTAWVTLAIRALGERSSRPPWNRSGGPLALLARLQGADGGVRNSDVPAPPSVWATSQAALAFAGRPLPLRPASSGPPPDRAPRVVGREPLGGGRLNGALVARFVDDDGGTGVDPASVTLRVAGRDVTARAAVTSSTIVLPPAAVPPGDVRVRLSLADRAGNAATVRWRVVAGGR from the coding sequence ATGTCGACCCGTCCCACGGGGCGCCGCCGCCCGGGGCGGTCGCTCCCCGCCGCCGTCGTGGCCGCCTGCGTGGTGCTCGGCGTGCCGGCGACCGCCGCCGCCGGCCCCCTTGCGCGGGCCCTCGACCACCTGAGCGCGCGGCAGGACCCGGCGGGCGGCGGGTTCGCCTCCGTGTCCGGCACCGACCCGTTCGTGACGGGCTGGGCGGCCCTCGCCGTCGCCGCCGCCGGGGAGCGCGCCGACGCGTGGCGGTCCGGTGGGCCATCGCTCCGCGACGCGCTGCTCGCGCCGTCCGGCCCCCTCGCCACCGGCGAGGCCGCCCGGCGGGCCGTCGCGGCCGTCGCCGTCGGCGGGGACCCGCGTGCGGTGGGCGGGCGCAACCTGCTCCGCCAGGTGCTCGCCGCCCAGCGCGGCGACGGGAGCATCGGCGGCGACGCGTCCACGACCGCCTGGGGCGTGCTCGCCCTCACCGCCGCCGGGTTCGCGCCCGGATCGCCCGCCGTCGCCCGCGCCTGCCGGGCCCTCGAGCGGGCCCAGCGCCCCGACGGGGGGTGGTCGACGCTCGGGGACGTCGCGGACTCCGCCCCGATCACCACCGCCGACGCCGTGCAGGCGCTCGTCGCGGCGGGACGCCCCGCCGCGACCGCCCCGTCGCTGGCGCGGGCCCGGGCGTTCCTGCTGCGGGCCCAGAACCCCGACGGGGGGTTCCCGACCGTCGTCGGCGGCGACAGCACCGCCCTGACGACGGCGTGGGTGACCCTCGCCATCCGGGCGCTGGGCGAGCGGTCGAGCCGGCCCCCGTGGAACCGGTCCGGCGGCCCGCTCGCCCTGCTCGCGCGCCTCCAGGGGGCCGACGGCGGCGTGCGCAACTCGGACGTCCCGGCGCCGCCCTCCGTGTGGGCCACCAGCCAGGCGGCGCTCGCGTTCGCGGGCCGTCCGCTGCCCCTGCGCCCCGCGTCGTCGGGCCCGCCGCCCGACCGCGCGCCGCGCGTCGTGGGGCGCGAGCCCCTCGGCGGCGGACGCCTCAACGGCGCCCTCGTCGCGCGGTTCGTGGACGATGACGGCGGCACCGGCGTCGACCCGGCGTCGGTCACGCTCCGGGTCGCCGGACGGGACGTCACCGCACGCGCCGCGGTGACGTCGAGCACCATCGTCCTCCCGCCCGCGGCGGTGCCCCCGGGGGACGTCCGCGTGCGGCTGTCCCTCGCGGACCGGGCGGGCAACGCGGCGACGGTGCGGTGGCGGGTCGTCGCCGGTGGTCGTTAA
- a CDS encoding DUF1059 domain-containing protein, protein MARKMADCRRFESDSDCTLTIIGDEEEVVRTAAEHASSVHGHHDTPDLREQIRAMLEDEGAYVPGTRVAEPFPG, encoded by the coding sequence ATGGCCCGGAAGATGGCGGACTGCCGTCGCTTCGAGAGCGATTCGGACTGCACGCTGACCATCATCGGCGACGAGGAGGAGGTCGTCCGCACCGCGGCCGAGCACGCCTCCTCGGTGCACGGTCACCACGACACGCCCGATCTGCGGGAACAGATCCGGGCGATGCTCGAGGACGAGGGCGCGTACGTGCCCGGCACGCGCGTGGCGGAGCCCTTCCCGGGCTGA
- a CDS encoding MFS transporter: MLDFSRREWSVLAPLATAGFFEVYDVALLTLAAPRIAQGLGVSIAAFGIGVAIIRLATLGSLPLLRLADRFGRRTMLIASLALFTLLTGATALAWGLVAFVVLQSGARVFLASEAALANLVVAEELRPDRRGTGIATLGIISGLGYGAVAGLLLVVPLTPLDWRLFYVVALAPLAVAAVLRRRLPETRCFEVAREESRVQTSLWPRIAPDLRRRLWRVVAVVGAFGAVQTSGFFYASELAQTEYGWNGVFTALILAAAVFGVLGFWLGGRIGDVVGRRPMIALAIVMGAAGTVLVFTEVRGLFAPGFFLLAAAGSCFIASSVAYIAELFPTEVRATTTAFVLACQVAAGSVGLAVLGALSGVVGSSLLMVVLGACLAPAVLCLRGLPETAGRDLLHAAPAEPPVASDGGAGAAGPEPLTAP, from the coding sequence ATGCTGGACTTCAGCAGGCGCGAGTGGTCGGTGCTCGCGCCGCTCGCCACGGCGGGCTTCTTCGAGGTCTACGACGTCGCGCTGCTCACCCTCGCCGCGCCCCGCATCGCCCAGGGCCTCGGCGTCTCGATCGCGGCGTTCGGCATCGGCGTCGCGATCATCCGGCTCGCGACCCTCGGGAGCCTCCCGCTGCTGCGGCTCGCGGACCGCTTCGGCCGCCGGACCATGCTCATCGCCTCCCTCGCGCTCTTCACCCTCCTGACGGGCGCGACCGCGCTCGCATGGGGCCTCGTCGCGTTCGTCGTGCTGCAGAGCGGTGCCCGCGTCTTCCTCGCCTCGGAGGCGGCGCTCGCGAACCTCGTCGTCGCCGAGGAGCTCCGGCCCGACCGGCGCGGGACCGGCATCGCGACCCTCGGGATCATCTCGGGGCTGGGGTACGGCGCCGTCGCGGGGCTGCTGCTCGTCGTCCCCCTCACCCCCCTCGACTGGCGCCTCTTCTACGTGGTGGCGCTCGCCCCCCTCGCGGTCGCCGCGGTGCTGCGGCGCCGGCTGCCGGAGACCCGCTGCTTCGAGGTGGCGCGGGAGGAGTCCCGGGTGCAGACCTCGCTGTGGCCGCGGATCGCCCCGGACCTCCGCCGGCGGTTGTGGCGCGTCGTCGCCGTCGTCGGCGCGTTCGGCGCCGTCCAGACGAGCGGGTTCTTCTACGCCTCGGAGCTGGCGCAGACCGAGTACGGCTGGAACGGGGTCTTCACGGCGCTGATCCTCGCGGCCGCGGTCTTCGGGGTCCTGGGCTTCTGGCTGGGCGGGCGGATCGGGGACGTCGTCGGGCGCCGGCCGATGATCGCCCTCGCGATCGTGATGGGCGCCGCCGGGACGGTGCTGGTGTTCACGGAGGTCCGGGGCCTCTTCGCGCCGGGGTTCTTCCTGCTGGCGGCGGCGGGGTCGTGCTTCATCGCGTCGTCGGTGGCCTACATCGCGGAGCTGTTCCCCACCGAGGTCCGCGCGACGACGACGGCGTTCGTGCTGGCGTGCCAGGTCGCCGCCGGCTCGGTCGGCCTCGCCGTCCTCGGCGCCCTGTCGGGCGTGGTGGGCAGCTCGCTGCTCATGGTCGTCCTCGGCGCATGCCTCGCCCCGGCGGTGCTCTGCCTGCGGGGACTGCCGGAGACGGCGGGACGCGACCTCCTCCACGCGGCCCCCGCGGAGCCGCCGGTCGCCTCCGACGGCGGCGCGGGCGCGGCCGGCCCGGAGCCGCTCACGGCGCCGTGA
- a CDS encoding YdhR family protein, translating into MVTFRLQGITHEEFTGFTTGVAPAFADVPGLVAKVWLADAHTGAYGGVHLFEDADAAVAYLRSDLFDQAVTTNPLFTEVAVRRAAVVDAATAITTPGLAVPVG; encoded by the coding sequence ATCGTCACGTTCCGCCTGCAGGGCATCACGCACGAGGAGTTCACGGGGTTCACGACGGGCGTCGCGCCCGCGTTCGCCGACGTCCCCGGCCTGGTGGCGAAGGTCTGGCTCGCGGACGCCCACACCGGCGCCTACGGCGGCGTCCACCTCTTCGAGGACGCCGACGCGGCGGTCGCCTACCTGCGGTCGGACCTCTTCGACCAGGCGGTGACGACGAACCCGCTGTTCACGGAGGTCGCGGTGCGGCGGGCGGCGGTGGTCGACGCGGCCACCGCGATCACCACGCCGGGACTCGCGGTCCCCGTCGGCTAG
- a CDS encoding nucleoside deaminase, whose translation MGGAGGIGETDVAHLRRAIALAHEARAAGDEPYGALLVGPDGRVLAEDRNRTVTARDVTAHPELVLARWAARELAPGVVRGTTMYTSCRPCAMCATAIGYAGLGRVVYALSTGQHDAVRPPGDPPATRWDGPALHDEARAPLEGWSPP comes from the coding sequence ATGGGCGGGGCGGGAGGGATCGGGGAGACCGACGTGGCGCACCTGCGCCGGGCGATCGCCCTCGCGCACGAGGCCCGTGCCGCCGGTGACGAGCCCTACGGGGCGCTCCTCGTCGGACCCGACGGGCGCGTCCTCGCCGAGGACCGCAACCGCACCGTCACCGCGCGCGACGTGACCGCCCACCCCGAGCTCGTGCTCGCCCGCTGGGCTGCGCGCGAGCTGGCACCCGGGGTCGTGCGCGGCACCACGATGTACACGAGCTGCCGGCCGTGCGCGATGTGCGCCACCGCCATCGGCTACGCCGGCCTCGGGCGGGTCGTGTACGCGCTCTCCACCGGGCAGCACGACGCCGTCCGCCCACCCGGCGACCCACCCGCGACCCGCTGGGACGGACCCGCCCTCCACGACGAGGCCCGGGCGCCCCTCGAGGGGTGGAGCCCGCCCTGA
- a CDS encoding GYD domain-containing protein, whose translation MPLYLSQFSYTPETWARLIENPEDRAAAARSYIESVGGTLHGFWYGFGTHDGHTLWEAPDDVSMAAVALAIGAGGAVHSFETTVLLTVDETLDALRRAGEIRYRPPGTA comes from the coding sequence ATGCCGCTCTACCTGTCGCAGTTCAGCTACACGCCCGAGACCTGGGCCCGGCTGATCGAGAACCCGGAGGACCGCGCGGCGGCCGCCCGGTCGTACATCGAGTCGGTCGGCGGGACCCTCCACGGGTTCTGGTACGGGTTCGGCACCCACGACGGCCACACGCTGTGGGAGGCGCCGGACGACGTCTCCATGGCCGCGGTCGCCCTGGCGATCGGCGCGGGAGGTGCGGTCCACTCGTTCGAGACGACGGTGCTGCTGACGGTCGACGAGACGCTCGACGCCCTCCGCCGGGCCGGGGAGATCCGCTACCGCCCACCGGGGACCGCGTAG
- a CDS encoding DUF4177 domain-containing protein, with the protein MQKWEYLVVPLQEAGGLRKSGDMTPDRLNELGSEGWEAVGLTLKKGDLVAWPVVLLKRPVD; encoded by the coding sequence ATGCAGAAGTGGGAGTACCTCGTCGTCCCCCTGCAGGAGGCCGGTGGACTCAGGAAGTCCGGCGACATGACGCCCGACCGCCTCAACGAGCTCGGTTCGGAGGGGTGGGAGGCGGTCGGACTGACGCTGAAGAAGGGCGATCTGGTCGCGTGGCCGGTCGTCCTGCTCAAGCGCCCCGTCGACTGA
- a CDS encoding ester cyclase yields MDSEAVAREMLRAFNENDWEAFRATLADGFVYREHGTGRDASGADAAVELIRGWKDGLGPEHHGELVDVVACGERCALQVVWRAHHVGPMPAPDGSMIAPTNRPVATPACMAMTMADGRIAVMDHYFDSLALMLSIGGVTAGPAR; encoded by the coding sequence ATGGACTCTGAGGCAGTCGCCCGGGAGATGCTCCGGGCCTTCAACGAGAACGACTGGGAGGCCTTCCGCGCGACGCTCGCGGACGGCTTCGTCTACCGCGAGCACGGCACGGGCCGGGACGCGTCGGGGGCGGACGCGGCCGTCGAGCTCATCAGGGGCTGGAAGGACGGCCTCGGGCCCGAGCACCACGGCGAGCTGGTCGACGTGGTGGCGTGCGGGGAGCGGTGCGCCCTGCAGGTCGTGTGGCGCGCCCACCACGTCGGGCCCATGCCGGCCCCCGACGGGTCGATGATCGCGCCGACGAACCGCCCCGTCGCCACGCCCGCCTGCATGGCGATGACGATGGCGGACGGGCGGATCGCCGTCATGGACCACTACTTCGACTCGCTCGCCCTCATGCTGAGCATCGGCGGGGTGACGGCCGGCCCGGCCAGGTAG
- a CDS encoding DUF72 domain-containing protein, with protein sequence MASGVRVGTASWTDPEFIKAGWYPAGVKDDAEGRLRYYAERFPMVEVNASFYALPTVPTTEAWADRTPDGFRFHVKAHQVISGHPSEPGRLPPPLRDLPYEPDRRGRIRKPSRELRDAVIDSLLEACGPLGDKLGAILLQLPPYVVAGDAQRREIARIVDRLKPARTAVEFRHRSWAEPEERRATAEMLGERDAAWVCVDAPRSDAKNLMPPIVEVTSPALAYLRLHGRNAATWNTGRSVAERFDHVYTDDEMEEWVGPVLDMAERAQEVAVVFNNNARDYALRNASRFSELLSQSGKGISG encoded by the coding sequence ATGGCGAGCGGCGTACGCGTGGGGACGGCCTCCTGGACCGACCCCGAGTTCATCAAGGCGGGCTGGTACCCGGCCGGCGTGAAGGACGACGCGGAGGGGAGGCTCCGGTACTACGCGGAGCGCTTCCCGATGGTCGAGGTGAACGCGAGCTTCTACGCGCTGCCGACCGTCCCGACGACGGAGGCGTGGGCGGACCGGACACCGGACGGCTTCCGCTTCCACGTGAAGGCCCACCAGGTGATCTCGGGCCACCCGTCGGAGCCGGGCCGGCTGCCGCCGCCGCTGCGGGACCTGCCGTACGAGCCGGACCGGCGGGGACGGATCCGCAAGCCGAGCCGCGAGCTGCGGGACGCCGTCATCGACTCGCTGCTGGAGGCGTGCGGTCCCCTCGGCGACAAGCTCGGCGCGATCCTCCTGCAGTTGCCGCCGTACGTGGTGGCGGGCGACGCCCAGCGGCGGGAGATCGCCCGGATCGTGGACCGCTTGAAGCCGGCGCGCACCGCCGTCGAGTTCCGGCACCGGTCGTGGGCGGAGCCGGAGGAGCGGCGTGCCACCGCCGAGATGCTCGGCGAGCGCGACGCGGCGTGGGTGTGCGTTGACGCCCCCCGGAGCGACGCGAAGAACCTGATGCCACCGATCGTCGAGGTCACGAGCCCCGCCCTCGCGTACCTCCGCCTCCACGGCCGCAACGCGGCGACGTGGAACACGGGCCGCAGCGTCGCCGAGCGATTCGACCACGTCTACACGGACGACGAGATGGAGGAGTGGGTCGGACCCGTCCTCGACATGGCCGAACGCGCCCAGGAGGTCGCCGTCGTCTTCAACAACAACGCGCGCGACTACGCGCTGCGGAACGCGTCGCGGTTCTCGGAGCTGCTTTCTCAATCAGGGAAAGGGATCTCGGGCTAG
- a CDS encoding GGDEF domain-containing protein has protein sequence MDALAGERSRRPWFQLEARHSGVLAGRLGAAVVVGVATVAAPAGALARDRWAMAAACVVFVLLHALLWFVPARWPRRLRVAVDVGLVVDALWVTALAAAAGGSRSPVVGLFLVTALWAALGYSARTGVKGGVLASLGFLTLVWTDDGHLWSAASLGRLTLFWGVLVAAVAGAATGERELRLRAVRLGVLHEAALALLAAPTAADMTDVARAAGAELMPGWRVTVVRGPGPGDVRVGREGDEGVVVVPVVVAGAPAGRIECRRRAAGRRTGGGHRVRLLRDVRALETLTASLGSALWRARLVDDAERLSLTDGLTGIANRRAFDVELERRVAEVARNGGSLGLCLLDIDFFKSFNDTFGHQAGDDAIAAVAATLRGTCRAVDVPARYGGEEMAVIMPGADEASALLAAERLRAAIAATPVGDRAVSVSVGVAVTTGGCSPELLIEAADRALYAAKEGGRNRVVAGSVTA, from the coding sequence ATGGACGCGCTCGCCGGCGAGCGGTCCCGTCGTCCCTGGTTCCAGCTGGAGGCCCGCCACTCGGGCGTTCTCGCGGGCCGTCTCGGGGCGGCCGTCGTGGTGGGCGTCGCCACGGTGGCGGCGCCGGCGGGCGCCCTCGCCCGCGACCGGTGGGCGATGGCCGCGGCCTGCGTGGTCTTCGTGCTGCTGCACGCGCTCCTGTGGTTCGTGCCCGCCCGGTGGCCGCGGCGCCTGCGCGTCGCGGTCGACGTGGGTCTGGTCGTCGACGCGCTGTGGGTGACCGCCCTCGCGGCCGCGGCGGGGGGGTCGCGGTCGCCGGTGGTCGGCCTGTTCCTGGTGACGGCGTTGTGGGCGGCCCTCGGGTACTCGGCGCGCACGGGGGTGAAGGGCGGCGTGCTCGCGTCGCTGGGCTTCCTGACGCTCGTCTGGACCGACGACGGCCACCTGTGGAGCGCGGCGTCGCTGGGGCGGCTGACCCTCTTCTGGGGGGTGCTGGTGGCGGCGGTGGCGGGGGCCGCGACGGGGGAGCGGGAGCTGCGCCTGCGGGCGGTCCGCCTCGGCGTGCTCCACGAGGCGGCCCTGGCCCTGCTGGCCGCGCCGACGGCGGCGGACATGACCGACGTGGCGCGCGCGGCGGGGGCGGAGCTGATGCCCGGCTGGCGGGTGACGGTCGTCCGGGGTCCCGGTCCCGGCGACGTGCGGGTCGGCCGGGAGGGGGACGAGGGCGTCGTGGTGGTCCCGGTGGTGGTGGCGGGGGCGCCGGCGGGTCGCATCGAGTGCCGGCGCCGCGCCGCGGGCCGCCGGACGGGCGGGGGGCACCGCGTGCGCCTGCTGCGCGACGTCCGCGCCCTCGAGACCCTCACGGCGAGCCTCGGCAGCGCCCTCTGGAGGGCACGGCTCGTGGACGATGCGGAGCGCCTGAGCCTCACCGACGGCCTGACGGGGATCGCGAACCGGCGGGCGTTCGACGTGGAGCTGGAGCGGCGGGTGGCGGAGGTGGCGCGCAACGGCGGCTCGCTCGGCCTGTGCCTGCTCGACATCGACTTCTTCAAGTCGTTCAACGACACGTTCGGCCACCAGGCCGGCGACGACGCGATCGCCGCCGTGGCGGCGACGTTGCGCGGCACGTGCCGCGCGGTGGACGTGCCGGCGCGGTACGGGGGCGAGGAGATGGCGGTGATCATGCCGGGGGCGGACGAGGCGAGCGCCCTGCTCGCGGCGGAGCGGCTGCGGGCGGCGATCGCGGCGACGCCGGTCGGCGACCGGGCGGTGAGCGTCAGCGTCGGCGTCGCCGTGACGACCGGCGGCTGCTCGCCGGAGCTGTTGATCGAGGCGGCCGACCGCGCGCTCTACGCGGCGAAGGAGGGGGGACGCAACAGGGTGGTCGCCGGGAGCGTCACGGCGTGA
- a CDS encoding Ig-like domain-containing protein: MSAGAVVALLSAAPAPALATRVEVRVVNDAAPTVRIVAPRDGARLVAGDEIVVRVETVDADGVAMAVDGTPTWSGTTAELAGPWTPAPGPHRLVAVAHRDGAPDAVARVDVVAVPAGPAAPGEPTPPAPPTPAAGTPGAPGDAVAPGGPVLGGGIGDPAPPAGAAAATGPRGPPRRHRVVRPRRRAGVGGRPPARPPATTTVAADRSRPSGACWPTRSGWRGPSRSRCCW, encoded by the coding sequence GTGAGCGCGGGGGCCGTCGTGGCCCTGCTCTCCGCCGCCCCGGCCCCGGCGCTCGCCACCCGTGTCGAGGTGCGCGTCGTGAACGACGCCGCCCCGACGGTGCGGATCGTCGCGCCCCGCGACGGGGCGCGCCTCGTGGCGGGCGACGAGATCGTGGTCCGGGTCGAGACGGTCGACGCCGACGGGGTCGCGATGGCGGTCGACGGCACGCCGACGTGGAGCGGGACGACCGCGGAGCTCGCGGGCCCGTGGACCCCGGCGCCGGGGCCGCACCGCCTCGTCGCCGTCGCCCACCGCGACGGCGCGCCGGACGCCGTGGCGCGGGTCGACGTGGTCGCCGTGCCCGCGGGCCCCGCCGCGCCCGGCGAGCCCACGCCCCCGGCCCCGCCGACCCCCGCCGCCGGCACCCCGGGGGCGCCCGGCGACGCCGTGGCCCCGGGCGGACCGGTCCTCGGGGGCGGCATCGGCGACCCGGCCCCACCCGCGGGGGCCGCGGCGGCGACGGGGCCCCGCGGCCCGCCGCGGCGTCACCGGGTGGTGCGCCCGCGCAGGCGGGCGGGGGTGGGGGGGCGGCCGCCGGCCCGGCCCCCCGCGACGACGACGGTCGCGGCGGACCGCTCGCGGCCCTCGGGCGCCTGCTGGCCGACCCGGAGCGGGTGGCGTGGACCGTCGCGTTCCCGCTGCTGCTGGTGA